The following are from one region of the Carnobacterium gallinarum DSM 4847 genome:
- a CDS encoding glycosyl hydrolase family 18 protein, with protein sequence MKKIFGSVSVLALGLSLGVATTTSVLVAPLPANAATTDATAPYRNVMYYGDWSIWGGEGNFYPKDIPASQLTHLNFAFLDFDGSGNLKFTDKDAAVGAPVGQEGVQWGAPNAGVLNALQDLRVTNPNLKLGVSLGGWSKSANFAAIGANATARANFVANVMKFVKYTNMDFVDVDWEYPTSVRQPDKVDNKNDEGTPNASPADKANYITLMQDLRTALDKQGVQLNKKYELTVALPASQATLAQGIDLPALFKVIDFANMMTYDMKGAWSPTSGHHTSLYGNPADPDYAQGLSVDQTVGYLTKQGIPSEKIVIGSAFYTRGWNKVAAGTNEAQPGLFQKAEQNNKDADLSPTYGAKNEKALTTGDGGRAGGVWAYRSLDSLFAKTDGLTEYWDDVAKAPYLYSKKTGEFFTYDNLKSIGFKTKYVKDQQLGGVISWMQSQDKATTSTQRDELTKGIKTGLFGDTALPKNTTVYADLNVAVTVTPYSENGVGYEVTVKNNEKADETNEVLKTTELAFETIKLPKFYIPTNSAETLTAGDYKAGTVTVADGNTIVDLSGVYDAQTIPQGASYTFRLKSSAATADISRINKITLAQKMAKNSSELSQQVVYKNDAPTPDPSDKEAPTVPTTLKASNIAGNQLELNWTASTDNTKVTGYKIYRDGVEISTSATTKFIDTGLKSATNYSYQITAFDASGNTSAKSEALAVTTGTTTTPTAPAWDATKAYAAGDQVSYNGKTYKAKYWTQNNIPGAEQWGPWELVA encoded by the coding sequence ATGAAAAAAATATTTGGTTCAGTATCTGTTTTAGCATTAGGTTTAAGTTTAGGCGTAGCAACAACCACAAGCGTTTTAGTCGCGCCGCTTCCAGCAAATGCAGCAACAACTGACGCAACAGCGCCTTACCGAAACGTGATGTATTATGGCGATTGGTCAATTTGGGGTGGTGAAGGCAACTTCTATCCTAAAGACATTCCAGCTAGTCAGTTAACACATTTGAACTTTGCTTTTCTTGATTTTGATGGCAGTGGAAATTTGAAATTCACCGATAAAGATGCAGCTGTTGGAGCTCCCGTTGGACAAGAAGGCGTACAGTGGGGCGCGCCTAATGCCGGTGTATTAAATGCTTTACAAGATTTGAGAGTAACAAATCCTAACTTAAAGCTTGGCGTTTCCTTAGGCGGTTGGTCTAAGTCAGCAAACTTTGCAGCCATTGGAGCAAATGCCACAGCTCGAGCTAATTTTGTTGCAAACGTCATGAAATTTGTAAAATATACCAATATGGACTTTGTTGATGTGGATTGGGAGTATCCGACATCTGTTAGACAGCCTGATAAAGTGGATAACAAAAATGACGAAGGTACACCTAATGCATCACCTGCAGATAAAGCCAACTATATTACGTTAATGCAGGATTTAAGAACCGCTCTAGATAAACAAGGTGTTCAATTAAATAAAAAATACGAACTAACTGTTGCTCTTCCAGCTTCACAGGCAACGCTAGCACAAGGAATTGATTTACCGGCACTATTCAAAGTCATTGATTTTGCAAATATGATGACCTACGATATGAAAGGTGCTTGGAGCCCAACAAGTGGACACCATACTTCTCTTTACGGTAATCCAGCTGATCCTGATTATGCTCAAGGACTTTCAGTTGATCAAACTGTAGGCTATTTAACCAAACAAGGAATTCCTTCAGAAAAAATCGTCATTGGTTCAGCATTCTATACTCGTGGCTGGAATAAAGTTGCAGCTGGAACGAACGAAGCACAACCTGGACTTTTCCAAAAAGCGGAACAAAACAATAAAGATGCAGATTTATCTCCAACTTATGGAGCTAAAAATGAAAAAGCATTAACTACTGGAGATGGTGGACGTGCTGGCGGAGTTTGGGCTTATCGCAGTTTAGATAGTTTATTTGCTAAAACTGATGGCTTAACTGAGTATTGGGATGATGTAGCAAAAGCACCGTATCTATACAGCAAAAAAACAGGTGAATTTTTCACCTACGATAACTTAAAATCGATTGGATTTAAAACGAAATATGTAAAAGATCAGCAATTAGGCGGAGTTATTTCTTGGATGCAATCACAAGATAAAGCGACAACGTCAACCCAACGAGATGAATTGACGAAAGGCATCAAAACCGGACTATTTGGCGACACTGCCTTACCAAAAAACACAACTGTTTATGCTGATTTAAACGTTGCAGTAACAGTTACGCCTTACAGTGAAAATGGCGTTGGCTATGAAGTTACAGTCAAAAATAACGAAAAGGCTGATGAAACTAACGAAGTCCTAAAAACAACAGAACTTGCCTTTGAAACAATTAAATTGCCTAAATTCTATATTCCAACAAACAGTGCTGAGACTCTAACCGCTGGCGACTACAAAGCAGGAACCGTTACAGTTGCAGATGGGAATACTATTGTTGATTTATCAGGAGTTTACGATGCACAAACTATTCCACAAGGGGCTTCATATACTTTCCGCCTGAAATCAAGTGCAGCAACTGCGGACATTAGCCGTATTAATAAAATTACACTAGCACAAAAAATGGCGAAGAATAGTTCTGAATTAAGCCAACAAGTTGTCTATAAAAATGATGCACCTACTCCAGATCCAAGTGACAAAGAGGCTCCAACTGTACCAACTACACTAAAAGCTAGCAATATTGCTGGTAATCAATTAGAGCTGAATTGGACTGCTTCAACAGATAACACAAAAGTTACAGGTTACAAAATTTATCGTGATGGAGTAGAAATTAGCACAAGTGCAACAACTAAATTCATTGATACTGGTCTAAAATCTGCTACAAATTACAGCTACCAAATCACTGCTTTTGATGCAAGTGGGAATACTTCTGCCAAAAGCGAAGCACTAGCTGTCACAACTGGAACAACGACAACACCAACAGCTCCAGCTTGGGATGCCACAAAAGCTTATGCCGCTGGCGATCAAGTTTCATACAATGGCAAAACGTATAAAGCTAAATATTGGACACAAAACAATATTCCTGGTGCTGAACAATGGGGACCATGGGAATTAGTCGCTTAA
- a CDS encoding ABC transporter permease produces the protein MMNKQNPQRRLFFSMMVLLLSLWMYYKASINLVDLKEYSETISIYSSTATIDETKIQKILQNNKTFSDSVDLVIWNEFEGESVTNPRLFRNETTGILIASGQINLLFGEDVKLMEMDKEGGVISKGLAEKLFGDTRVVGKEFMYQQKTYSVRQVLTNVKENLVVIRPQINSDKRLNTITAMKPNSVISPNTLKSKLSNRYELNGELTEFNLLTGLLTLYLYIPLIYVTFDMLRLGNVIIEDFDYTKQEYLPMQGLLKVFLWALVIGVWSYFLNRNNSISSDYIPSQWSDFDFFMRLGSEKIEALKDFVRMPKRYFEMCYLNYTRQVLIYNFLAIQFLKWSFKLQRSVQKKTAIKLIK, from the coding sequence ATGATGAATAAACAAAATCCGCAACGACGTTTATTTTTTTCTATGATGGTATTACTGTTAAGTTTGTGGATGTATTATAAAGCATCTATAAACTTAGTTGATTTAAAAGAGTACTCTGAAACAATCTCTATTTACTCCAGCACAGCTACGATTGATGAAACTAAAATACAAAAAATACTACAGAATAACAAAACGTTTTCTGATTCGGTTGATTTAGTTATTTGGAATGAATTTGAAGGCGAGTCTGTTACAAATCCACGCTTGTTCAGAAATGAAACGACTGGAATATTAATTGCTTCGGGACAGATAAATCTGTTATTTGGAGAAGATGTAAAACTAATGGAGATGGACAAAGAGGGCGGTGTGATTTCAAAAGGTTTGGCAGAAAAGTTGTTTGGTGATACTCGTGTAGTTGGTAAGGAATTTATGTATCAACAAAAGACTTATAGTGTTCGACAAGTTTTGACAAATGTTAAAGAGAATTTAGTTGTAATCCGACCACAGATAAATTCAGATAAAAGACTAAATACAATAACTGCGATGAAGCCTAATTCTGTGATTTCTCCTAATACATTAAAAAGTAAATTAAGTAATCGTTATGAACTTAATGGGGAACTAACGGAATTTAACTTATTGACGGGGTTGTTGACATTGTATTTATATATTCCGTTGATTTATGTAACATTTGATATGCTTAGGTTGGGTAATGTAATTATTGAAGATTTTGATTATACAAAACAAGAATATCTGCCGATGCAAGGTCTTCTCAAAGTTTTCTTATGGGCTTTAGTAATAGGCGTTTGGTCTTATTTTCTTAATCGAAATAATAGTATTTCAAGTGATTATATTCCTTCACAGTGGTCTGATTTTGATTTTTTTATGCGATTAGGATCAGAAAAAATTGAGGCTTTGAAAGATTTTGTCCGAATGCCGAAACGCTATTTTGAAATGTGCTATTTAAACTATACGCGTCAAGTGCTTATTTATAATTTTTTAGCTATTCAATTTTTAAAATGGAGTTTTAAATTACAGAGATCTGTACAAAAAAAGACTGCGATTAAGTTAATTAAATAA
- a CDS encoding shikimate dehydrogenase: MSERITGHTQLVGLFATPIRHSISPQMQNEAFARLGLDYAYLAFEVGKAELPAAIQSIKTLEMRGANLSMPNKQLACDYMDHLSPAAKLAGAINTIVNDDGVLTGHITDGTGFMSSLQMNRIDIIGEQMTILGAGGAATAIIIQAALDGVKKISVFNAKDGFFASATEKMAEIQAETNCDIQLHDLAEVEKLAKEIATSAILVNATGVGMKPLEGQSLITDPELLRSDLVVADVIYTPSETALLKLAKEQGCQTLNGLGMLLGQGAAAFKLWTDQEMPIEEIKELLF, encoded by the coding sequence ATGTCAGAACGAATTACGGGTCATACTCAGTTGGTTGGATTATTTGCAACACCGATTCGTCACAGTATTTCACCGCAAATGCAAAATGAAGCCTTTGCTAGGTTAGGGTTAGATTATGCGTATCTAGCATTTGAAGTTGGAAAAGCTGAACTTCCAGCGGCAATTCAATCAATTAAAACATTGGAAATGCGAGGGGCGAACCTTTCGATGCCCAATAAGCAATTGGCTTGTGATTACATGGATCATTTATCACCAGCAGCAAAATTAGCTGGTGCGATTAATACAATTGTCAATGATGACGGTGTTTTAACGGGTCATATTACAGATGGAACAGGATTTATGAGTAGCTTGCAGATGAATCGGATTGATATTATAGGGGAACAGATGACGATTCTAGGTGCAGGTGGTGCAGCTACAGCGATTATTATCCAAGCGGCTTTGGATGGTGTGAAAAAGATTTCAGTATTTAATGCGAAGGATGGTTTCTTTGCTAGTGCTACTGAAAAGATGGCTGAGATTCAAGCAGAGACAAATTGTGATATTCAGTTACACGATTTAGCGGAAGTGGAAAAGTTAGCTAAAGAAATTGCTACCAGTGCTATTTTAGTAAATGCAACTGGGGTTGGAATGAAACCGTTAGAAGGTCAATCATTAATCACTGATCCTGAATTATTAAGATCAGATTTAGTAGTGGCAGATGTTATTTATACACCAAGCGAAACAGCGTTACTAAAATTAGCTAAGGAACAAGGCTGCCAAACCTTAAATGGTTTAGGAATGTTATTAGGTCAAGGTGCAGCTGCTTTCAAATTATGGACAGATCAAGAAATGCCGATTGAAGAAATTAAAGAACTACTTTTCTAA
- the aroC gene encoding chorismate synthase has product MRYLTAGESHGPELTAIIEGIPAGMPLLTGDINYELARRQAGYGRGGRMKIEKDQANITAGVRHGEALGSPIALTVENRDWKNWKTVMSIDPIEEEKVGQRRVSKPRPGHADLVGGIKYGHRDLRNILERSSARETTVRVAVGAIAKKLLHELGIEVVGHVVEIGGIQANLKNEYTTDEIREGSEKSPVRCLDPKVEQQMMDKIDEAKKNGDTIGGVVEVVVGGVPAGLGSYVQWDKKLDAKIARAITSINAFKGAEFGVGFDMARKPGSEVMDEILWDATSGYTRGSNNLGGFEGGMTNGMPIVVRGVMKPIPTLYKPLMSVDIDSKEEYKASIERSDSCAVPAASVVAEAVVAWEIAEAVLEKFDGDSFARLKAEVEEYRQYTKEF; this is encoded by the coding sequence ATGAGATATTTAACTGCGGGGGAATCACATGGCCCTGAATTAACAGCAATTATTGAAGGAATTCCTGCGGGGATGCCATTATTAACAGGAGATATTAATTATGAATTAGCTCGTCGCCAAGCTGGATACGGTCGTGGCGGACGAATGAAGATAGAAAAAGATCAAGCCAATATTACAGCAGGAGTTCGTCATGGTGAGGCCTTAGGATCACCGATTGCCTTAACTGTTGAAAATCGTGACTGGAAAAATTGGAAAACGGTTATGAGTATTGATCCAATTGAAGAAGAAAAAGTTGGTCAGCGTCGAGTGTCCAAACCTCGTCCGGGGCATGCAGACTTAGTTGGTGGCATTAAGTATGGTCACCGTGATTTGCGGAATATTCTAGAGCGTTCAAGTGCCAGAGAAACAACAGTACGTGTGGCAGTTGGAGCAATTGCTAAAAAATTATTGCATGAATTAGGAATTGAAGTTGTAGGGCATGTTGTTGAAATTGGTGGAATTCAAGCGAATTTGAAAAATGAATACACAACGGATGAGATTCGTGAAGGTTCAGAGAAATCACCGGTTCGTTGTCTGGATCCAAAGGTAGAACAACAAATGATGGATAAGATTGATGAAGCGAAAAAAAATGGCGATACTATTGGCGGCGTAGTCGAAGTTGTTGTTGGCGGTGTGCCAGCGGGGCTAGGTAGCTATGTTCAGTGGGATAAGAAACTAGATGCAAAAATTGCTCGTGCAATTACAAGTATTAATGCGTTTAAAGGTGCTGAATTCGGTGTTGGATTTGATATGGCTCGTAAGCCTGGTAGTGAAGTGATGGATGAGATTCTATGGGATGCGACGTCTGGTTATACTCGTGGTAGTAATAATCTAGGTGGTTTTGAAGGCGGCATGACCAATGGAATGCCGATTGTGGTTCGTGGTGTCATGAAGCCGATTCCGACATTATACAAACCGTTAATGAGTGTTGATATTGATAGTAAGGAAGAATACAAGGCGAGTATTGAGCGTTCTGATAGTTGTGCTGTACCAGCAGCTAGTGTTGTTGCAGAAGCGGTTGTCGCTTGGGAAATTGCAGAAGCGGTGCTAGAAAAATTCGATGGCGATTCATTTGCTCGTTTGAAAGCAGAAGTTGAGGAATACCGTCAATATACAAAAGAATTTTAA
- a CDS encoding glycosyl hydrolase family 18 protein: MQRKSYLKGVLVGTIILTSLSLGGLTSKAATNDDASIMPDISNKQVLMGFYHSWLSKGKDGYQQGTSADLALREVPKAYNVVAVAFMKGAGVPTFKPETGTDAEFRAQVGELNKEGRPVLISLGGADAHIELHAGMEQAFANELIRQVETYGFDGLDIDLEQSAITAGDNQTVIPAALKLVKDHYRAEGKNFIISMAPEFPYLKPNAPYSKYISSLDGYYDFIAPQLYNQGGDGVAVDTGWYAQNNDSKKFEFLYYMADSLIHGTRGYLQIPANKLVLGIPANNDAAASGFVKDPQVVYQVFDQLKADGNLVKGLMTWSVNWDQGKNSAGINYNGGFANSYADLIGTGSTVPDTTAPTQPTALKTTSIDFNQVGLSWTASTDNIRVAKYLITANGKLIGESRSNAYNATGLTASTAYNFTVQAVDAAGNKSAISNPITATTLAEPQTTWSATATYVGGDKVIYQGKTYQAQWWTKGETPGVAAVWKLVN, translated from the coding sequence ATGCAAAGGAAAAGTTATCTAAAAGGAGTTTTAGTCGGAACAATAATATTAACAAGTTTATCATTAGGTGGACTAACTAGTAAGGCTGCAACAAATGATGATGCATCTATTATGCCAGATATTTCAAATAAACAAGTATTAATGGGTTTCTATCATAGCTGGTTATCTAAAGGTAAGGATGGCTATCAACAAGGAACTTCGGCTGATTTAGCTTTACGTGAAGTTCCAAAAGCCTATAACGTTGTCGCCGTTGCCTTTATGAAAGGTGCTGGAGTACCAACTTTTAAACCAGAAACCGGCACAGACGCTGAATTCAGAGCACAAGTTGGCGAGCTCAATAAAGAAGGACGACCTGTCTTAATTTCATTAGGTGGCGCGGATGCTCACATTGAACTACATGCTGGTATGGAACAAGCCTTTGCAAATGAATTGATTCGTCAAGTTGAAACGTATGGCTTTGATGGACTAGATATTGACTTAGAACAATCAGCCATTACCGCTGGCGACAATCAAACTGTAATTCCTGCAGCCTTAAAGCTAGTAAAAGATCATTATCGTGCTGAAGGAAAAAACTTTATTATTTCAATGGCTCCTGAATTTCCATATTTAAAACCAAATGCACCTTATTCTAAATACATCTCTTCCCTAGACGGTTATTACGATTTCATTGCACCTCAATTATACAATCAAGGTGGTGATGGAGTGGCAGTAGACACCGGTTGGTATGCTCAAAATAATGATAGTAAAAAGTTTGAATTCTTATATTACATGGCAGACTCTTTGATTCACGGGACTCGTGGTTATCTTCAAATCCCTGCTAATAAATTAGTTCTTGGAATTCCTGCTAATAACGATGCCGCAGCAAGTGGTTTTGTTAAAGATCCACAAGTAGTTTATCAAGTATTTGACCAATTAAAAGCCGATGGAAACCTTGTAAAAGGATTGATGACTTGGTCGGTTAACTGGGATCAAGGAAAAAACAGTGCTGGCATTAACTACAATGGTGGATTCGCTAATTCTTACGCCGATTTAATTGGCACTGGCTCGACTGTTCCAGACACAACTGCACCCACACAACCAACTGCATTAAAAACAACCTCTATAGACTTTAATCAAGTTGGATTAAGCTGGACAGCTTCCACAGACAATATCCGAGTGGCAAAATATTTAATTACAGCAAATGGAAAATTAATCGGAGAATCTCGTTCAAATGCTTATAATGCAACTGGTTTAACTGCAAGTACAGCATATAATTTCACTGTTCAGGCAGTTGATGCTGCTGGTAATAAATCAGCAATCAGTAATCCTATTACAGCCACAACCCTTGCCGAACCACAAACAACATGGAGTGCAACTGCAACGTATGTTGGTGGTGATAAAGTCATCTATCAAGGAAAAACCTATCAAGCACAGTGGTGGACTAAAGGTGAAACCCCTGGTGTGGCTGCTGTTTGGAAATTAGTTAACTAA
- the aroB gene encoding 3-dehydroquinate synthase, whose protein sequence is MEIKVTLPHHSYLLQIQAGLLDRCGEWVKSLWQPQRIVIVTDENVNSLYGQKVLESVQQAGFEASLAVVPAGETSKSLTVAEDLYGTFLEAGLTRSDGVIALGGGVIGDLAGFVASTYLRGVHFLQIPTTLLAQVDSSIGGKTAVNLKQGKNMVGTFSQPDGVLIDPLTLNTLEPRRVREGIAEVVKSAAIADLELWELLVSLEDEADLLKHAEAVISACCEVKRKVVEEDELDTGNRLKLNFGHTIGHAIEQVAGYGVCAHGEAVSIGMVQMNQVAEAKGLTAAGTTVELVKMLTKFHLPIEWTPWEPDQLLKAMVHDKKASGDSVRIIQLKEIGEATILRIPISELSQYLVRPN, encoded by the coding sequence ATGGAAATCAAAGTAACATTGCCACATCATAGCTATCTTCTACAAATTCAAGCAGGCTTATTGGACCGCTGTGGCGAGTGGGTCAAAAGTTTATGGCAACCGCAACGAATTGTGATTGTCACAGATGAAAATGTCAACAGCTTATATGGTCAAAAAGTGTTAGAAAGCGTTCAACAAGCTGGTTTTGAAGCGAGTTTAGCAGTAGTTCCAGCTGGTGAGACAAGTAAAAGTTTGACTGTAGCAGAAGATTTATATGGAACATTCTTAGAAGCTGGATTGACAAGAAGTGATGGTGTGATTGCCTTAGGTGGTGGTGTAATTGGTGACCTAGCAGGATTTGTAGCTTCGACTTATTTACGTGGTGTACATTTTCTACAGATTCCAACTACTTTATTAGCACAAGTTGATAGTAGTATTGGTGGGAAAACGGCAGTGAATTTGAAACAGGGGAAAAATATGGTCGGCACATTTTCTCAACCTGATGGTGTTTTGATTGATCCGTTGACACTAAATACATTAGAACCAAGACGTGTTCGTGAAGGAATTGCGGAAGTGGTGAAATCAGCTGCAATTGCGGATTTAGAATTATGGGAGTTATTAGTAAGTTTAGAAGATGAAGCAGATTTACTTAAACATGCGGAAGCTGTGATTAGTGCTTGTTGCGAGGTTAAACGTAAAGTTGTGGAAGAAGATGAACTGGATACAGGAAATCGATTGAAATTAAACTTTGGTCATACAATCGGTCATGCGATTGAGCAAGTAGCAGGTTACGGCGTTTGCGCTCATGGTGAGGCTGTTTCAATTGGAATGGTTCAAATGAACCAAGTGGCGGAAGCCAAAGGTTTGACGGCAGCGGGTACAACAGTGGAATTAGTTAAGATGTTAACGAAATTTCATTTGCCAATCGAATGGACGCCTTGGGAGCCTGATCAATTACTAAAAGCGATGGTTCATGATAAAAAAGCTAGTGGTGATTCAGTCCGCATTATTCAATTGAAGGAAATTGGAGAAGCAACGATTTTACGGATTCCAATCAGTGAATTAAGTCAATATTTAGTTAGACCAAATTAA
- the aroF gene encoding 3-deoxy-7-phosphoheptulonate synthase, which translates to MIIIMQANATLDEINAVVKRVEKEGLNVQMNDGEERMVISVVGDTRKAQDVQFAAYDGVERAVPITSTYKLTSREFHPSSTVIDVGGVKIGDGNLVVMAGPCSVESREQIIETAKIIKAGGAQFLRGGAFKPRTSPYAFQGLKEEGLKYMREAADLTGLKVITEVMDVENLPLVAKYADMLQIGARNMQNFQLLQAVGKTGMPVALKRGISGTIDEWIHAAEYIANEGNFNILFVERGIRSYEPYTRNTFDLSAVPAIKKLSHFPIMVDPSHGTGRWDMVTPMAMAGVAAGADALMVEVHPEPEKALSDGPQSLTPENYLDMMKKVTKLSEMMKELN; encoded by the coding sequence ATGATTATTATTATGCAAGCTAACGCAACTTTAGACGAAATTAATGCAGTGGTGAAACGTGTTGAAAAAGAAGGTTTGAATGTACAAATGAACGATGGTGAAGAACGGATGGTTATCAGTGTAGTTGGTGATACGCGTAAAGCACAAGATGTTCAATTTGCCGCATATGATGGTGTAGAACGTGCGGTTCCAATTACGTCAACTTACAAATTAACAAGTCGTGAGTTTCACCCAAGTTCAACAGTTATTGATGTTGGTGGTGTAAAAATTGGCGATGGCAACCTAGTTGTAATGGCGGGTCCATGTTCTGTTGAATCTCGTGAACAAATTATTGAAACAGCGAAAATTATTAAAGCTGGTGGTGCTCAGTTCTTACGTGGTGGTGCATTTAAACCAAGAACTTCTCCTTACGCATTCCAAGGATTAAAAGAAGAAGGACTAAAATACATGCGTGAAGCTGCTGATTTAACGGGATTGAAAGTGATTACTGAAGTAATGGACGTTGAAAATCTACCGTTAGTTGCAAAATACGCAGATATGTTACAAATAGGTGCGCGTAATATGCAAAACTTCCAATTGTTGCAAGCTGTTGGGAAAACAGGAATGCCTGTTGCTTTAAAACGTGGAATTTCAGGTACAATTGATGAGTGGATTCATGCGGCAGAGTACATTGCCAATGAAGGAAACTTCAATATTTTATTCGTAGAACGTGGAATTCGTTCATACGAGCCATACACACGGAATACATTTGATCTAAGTGCAGTTCCGGCGATTAAAAAATTAAGTCACTTCCCGATTATGGTAGATCCAAGTCACGGTACAGGTAGATGGGATATGGTTACACCGATGGCGATGGCTGGTGTTGCTGCTGGGGCGGATGCTTTAATGGTAGAGGTTCATCCTGAGCCAGAAAAAGCATTATCTGATGGTCCTCAATCGTTAACTCCTGAAAATTACTTGGATATGATGAAAAAAGTGACAAAATTATCTGAAATGATGAAAGAATTGAACTAA
- a CDS encoding murein hydrolase activator EnvC family protein — MNKKIIQTVVLIALLAAPFAASTTVFADSFDTKIQEQDQKINDLKNKTNNTKTDLEKINDSVVANEEKSKQILVDMQATQIKVDTLRQENQDLTDKIEQRTEKLEKQARVVQVNGDTQNYVDFILESKSMSDIIGRIDVVAQMVSANRTMVKQQSDDKAKVVAQEKQMEKKGQEQKVLANDLAKTQEKLASQKLEKEAIVAQLAADTATAEGDKEKYLAQKAAAEKEAEELRIAKVAADKKAADNAEAARVQQLAVAAAAKASTPTQVASAPAANPTPAPSNTGGGGSSTAPVTGGAYGMPVNSPVSSAYGSREGYDANGFHKGIDFGSPVGTPVYASMSGRVVIAQYDGMPVSGYGIATVIQHDNGTWTLYAHQSSQSVKVGDTVTKGQQIGLTGATGQISGPHLHFEIRTSQNGGMGNVVDPAPLLGL; from the coding sequence TTGAACAAAAAAATAATTCAAACAGTTGTTTTAATCGCTTTGCTAGCAGCACCTTTTGCAGCAAGCACAACAGTTTTCGCGGACTCTTTTGACACGAAAATTCAAGAGCAGGATCAAAAAATTAATGATTTGAAAAATAAAACGAACAATACAAAAACAGACTTAGAAAAAATCAATGATTCAGTTGTTGCTAATGAAGAGAAATCAAAACAAATTTTAGTTGATATGCAAGCAACTCAAATTAAGGTCGATACTTTGCGCCAAGAGAATCAGGATTTAACAGATAAAATTGAGCAACGCACAGAAAAGTTAGAGAAGCAAGCTCGTGTCGTCCAAGTTAATGGAGATACTCAAAACTATGTTGATTTTATTTTAGAATCAAAATCAATGTCAGATATTATTGGCCGAATTGACGTTGTAGCGCAGATGGTTTCTGCTAACCGGACTATGGTTAAGCAACAGTCAGATGATAAAGCTAAAGTTGTTGCTCAAGAAAAACAAATGGAGAAAAAAGGTCAAGAACAAAAAGTTTTAGCTAATGATCTAGCTAAGACACAAGAAAAATTGGCTTCTCAAAAATTAGAAAAAGAGGCAATTGTCGCTCAATTAGCAGCGGATACAGCTACAGCTGAAGGGGATAAAGAAAAATATTTAGCTCAAAAAGCTGCTGCTGAAAAAGAAGCAGAAGAGTTACGTATTGCTAAAGTTGCTGCAGATAAAAAAGCTGCAGACAATGCTGAGGCTGCTCGAGTACAACAATTAGCAGTGGCTGCAGCAGCCAAAGCTTCAACTCCAACTCAAGTTGCATCAGCGCCAGCAGCCAATCCAACACCTGCTCCATCTAATACAGGTGGCGGCGGTAGTAGCACGGCTCCCGTTACTGGCGGAGCTTATGGAATGCCGGTGAATAGTCCGGTTTCATCTGCTTATGGTTCACGTGAAGGGTATGATGCAAATGGTTTCCATAAAGGGATTGATTTTGGTAGCCCTGTAGGAACTCCAGTGTATGCATCAATGTCAGGACGAGTAGTTATTGCACAATATGATGGAATGCCAGTTTCTGGTTATGGAATTGCAACAGTGATTCAACATGATAATGGGACATGGACATTATATGCACATCAATCTTCACAATCTGTAAAAGTTGGCGATACTGTTACTAAAGGTCAACAAATTGGTTTGACAGGTGCAACTGGACAAATTTCGGGTCCACATTTGCATTTTGAAATCAGAACTTCACAAAATGGTGGAATGGGTAATGTTGTTGATCCAGCACCGTTGTTAGGTTTGTAA